A single genomic interval of Picosynechococcus sp. PCC 7003 harbors:
- a CDS encoding type II toxin-antitoxin system Phd/YefM family antitoxin gives MDLLTVQEAQNKLQRLIDEIADSHQPVVISSEHNKVVMISQADWDAIQETLYLVNIPGMKASIQEAAIEPLEECIALENLDW, from the coding sequence ATGGATTTGCTCACGGTTCAGGAAGCGCAAAATAAACTCCAGCGACTCATTGATGAAATTGCCGATAGCCATCAACCTGTTGTGATTTCTAGTGAACACAATAAAGTCGTGATGATTTCACAGGCAGATTGGGACGCGATCCAAGAAACCCTTTATTTAGTCAATATTCCGGGCATGAAAGCATCCATTCAAGAAGCAGCCATAGAACCCCTAGAAGAGTGCATTGCTTTGGAAAATTTAGACTGGTGA
- a CDS encoding Txe/YoeB family addiction module toxin: protein MSWKIVLSKQAAKDAKKIASAGLKPQVQKLLGILQNNPYQPPYEKLVGDLKDYYSRRINIQHRLVYQVLESEKTIKILRMWSHYE from the coding sequence GTGAGCTGGAAAATAGTCCTGTCAAAGCAAGCAGCTAAAGATGCCAAAAAAATTGCGTCTGCTGGTTTGAAACCACAAGTTCAAAAACTTTTAGGGATACTCCAAAACAATCCATACCAGCCTCCCTACGAAAAATTAGTGGGAGATTTAAAAGATTATTATTCACGTCGCATCAACATTCAACATCGTCTGGTTTACCAAGTTTTAGAGTCTGAGAAAACAATTAAGATTTTACGGATGTGGAGCCACTACGAATAA
- a CDS encoding CoB--CoM heterodisulfide reductase iron-sulfur subunit B family protein: MLRYAYFPGCVAQGACRELYLSTAALTQALDIELIELKQAACCGSGTYKEESQLLEDSVNARNIALAESLNLPLLTHCSTCQGVIGHVDERLKAAKDNNPDYFSQVNHLLSESHCSPYRGTSEVKHLLWALVGDYGLDKLTQKVIKPLQGLKCAAFYGCYLLRVQNSLPFDDPVQPHSLESVFSAVGATPIIYDGRTQCCGWPLSSYATEQAFRLAGKHLQAAIAAGADCLVTPCPLCHLNLDSRQPEVEKVIGQKLGIPVLHLPQLVALALGIPPQELGLGKHIVSTKPILEKLGF; the protein is encoded by the coding sequence ATGTTGCGCTATGCTTATTTTCCCGGTTGCGTTGCCCAGGGAGCCTGTCGGGAACTGTACCTTTCCACGGCGGCCCTCACCCAAGCCCTCGACATTGAATTAATCGAACTCAAACAAGCTGCCTGTTGCGGCTCTGGCACCTACAAAGAAGAATCCCAACTCCTAGAAGATAGCGTCAATGCCCGCAATATCGCGTTGGCTGAATCGCTGAATTTGCCCTTACTCACCCATTGCAGCACCTGCCAAGGGGTGATCGGCCATGTTGATGAACGCCTCAAAGCAGCCAAAGACAATAATCCAGATTATTTTTCCCAGGTAAATCACCTCCTCAGCGAGTCCCACTGTTCCCCCTATAGAGGCACCAGCGAAGTTAAACATTTACTCTGGGCGCTCGTAGGAGACTATGGTCTCGATAAGCTTACGCAAAAAGTGATTAAGCCCCTCCAAGGACTTAAATGTGCCGCCTTTTATGGGTGTTATCTGCTCCGGGTTCAGAATAGTCTGCCCTTCGATGACCCTGTCCAGCCCCATTCTCTGGAGTCTGTTTTCTCGGCAGTTGGGGCAACGCCAATTATCTATGATGGGCGCACCCAATGCTGTGGCTGGCCCCTCTCTAGTTATGCCACGGAACAGGCATTTCGTCTCGCTGGGAAACACCTGCAAGCGGCGATCGCCGCCGGGGCAGACTGCCTAGTGACTCCCTGTCCCCTCTGTCATCTCAATTTAGATTCGCGCCAACCGGAAGTGGAAAAAGTGATTGGCCAGAAATTGGGGATTCCTGTGCTCCATTTACCCCAATTAGTGGCCCTCGCGTTGGGTATTCCGCCCCAAGAACTTGGTCTCGGCAAACATATTGTTTCCACGAAGCCGATCCTCGAAAAATTGGGTTTTTAA
- a CDS encoding sensor histidine kinase KdpD, protein MSNGSSALNTDLAIALQWGQFQARFFGQVAHELRSPLSTIMGLQQLILTDLCESPAEERAFIAESYAASQKLLGLLDLAIAVSKLEYGQSSKRAEWFDLKTLCGELESLLRVKAQNKNLRLTIAHPVGATLDIFGDRHHLQQFFLTLIDTTLQRAQQGTIHLSYSQKQNKITFQLTSTQTTDFWRETHVPNLTLGDRPSLEEVQQLAQALEFSPALKWQLCQKLLANYGGTLTRQYQDQTMQVTGQFPQPHR, encoded by the coding sequence ATGTCTAATGGTTCTTCTGCTTTGAATACTGATTTGGCGATCGCCCTCCAGTGGGGGCAATTTCAGGCACGGTTTTTTGGTCAAGTGGCCCACGAACTGCGATCGCCCTTGAGTACGATCATGGGGCTGCAGCAGTTAATTTTGACGGATTTATGCGAAAGTCCCGCCGAAGAACGGGCCTTTATTGCCGAAAGTTATGCGGCCAGCCAAAAGTTATTGGGGTTACTCGATTTGGCGATCGCCGTTTCGAAATTAGAGTATGGCCAAAGTTCTAAACGGGCGGAGTGGTTTGATCTTAAAACTCTCTGCGGCGAATTAGAAAGCCTGCTCAGGGTGAAGGCCCAGAATAAAAATTTGCGGTTGACTATTGCGCATCCCGTCGGCGCCACCCTGGATATTTTTGGCGATCGCCACCACCTGCAGCAGTTTTTTCTCACCCTGATCGACACAACCCTGCAACGAGCCCAACAGGGGACGATTCACCTCAGTTACAGTCAGAAACAAAATAAAATTACGTTTCAATTAACCTCAACCCAAACCACGGACTTTTGGCGTGAAACCCATGTGCCGAATTTAACCCTAGGCGATCGCCCCAGCCTAGAAGAAGTCCAACAACTGGCCCAGGCCCTTGAATTTTCTCCGGCCCTGAAGTGGCAACTGTGTCAAAAGCTGCTGGCGAACTACGGAGGCACCCTGACCCGCCAGTACCAAGATCAAACTATGCAGGTAACGGGGCAGTTTCCTCAACCGCACAGGTGA
- a CDS encoding GNAT family N-acetyltransferase, whose product MSDCSNILFSVDKAKVDLVQLQALFNATAFWARERSLADLETAIAYSDPVVTVWDGDRLIGFTRGTSDGVFRATVWDVVIHPDYQGLGLGRKLVETLISHPRMCRVERVYLMTTHQQTFYERIGFKENATTTMVLHNHEHPISVITCAVEETAPLPA is encoded by the coding sequence ATTTCGGATTGCAGCAATATTTTATTTTCTGTGGATAAGGCCAAGGTTGATCTGGTGCAGTTGCAGGCGTTGTTTAACGCGACGGCATTTTGGGCGAGGGAACGTTCTCTGGCAGATTTGGAAACGGCGATCGCCTACAGTGATCCGGTGGTGACGGTGTGGGATGGCGATCGCCTCATTGGATTCACCCGGGGAACTTCGGACGGCGTCTTTCGGGCGACGGTATGGGATGTGGTGATTCACCCCGATTATCAAGGGTTGGGCCTGGGTCGTAAGTTAGTAGAAACCCTCATTAGCCATCCGCGGATGTGTCGGGTCGAGCGAGTTTATTTGATGACCACCCACCAGCAGACCTTTTATGAGCGCATCGGCTTTAAGGAAAATGCGACGACCACCATGGTCCTCCACAACCACGAGCATCCAATTAGTGTGATCACCTGTGCGGTTGAGGAAACTGCCCCGTTACCTGCATAG
- the thiC gene encoding phosphomethylpyrimidine synthase: MRADWVAKRQGQSNVSQMHYARQGVITEEMDYVAKRENLPVDLIRDEVARGRMIIPANINHTNLEPMCIGIASKCKVNANIGASPNSSEINEELAKLQQAVKYGADTVMDLSTGGGNLDEIRTAIIKASPVPIGTVPIYQALESVHGNMENLTAADFLHIIEKHAQQGVDYMTIHAGILIEHLPLVKNRITGIVSRGGGILARWMLHHHKQNPLYTHFDDIIEIFKRYDVSFSLGDSLRPGCTHDASDEAQLAELKTLGQLTRRAWEHDVQVMVEGPGHVPMDQIEFNVKKQMEECSEAPFYVLGPLVTDIAPGYDHITSAIGAAMAGWYGTAMLCYVTPKEHLGLPDAEDVRNGLIAYKIAAHAADIARHRPGARDRDDELSHARYNFDWEKQFELSLDPERAREYHDETLPADIYKTAEFCSMCGPKFCPMQTKVDADALTELEKYLASTAAKEELAKA, from the coding sequence ATGAGAGCTGATTGGGTCGCCAAACGGCAAGGTCAAAGTAACGTCTCCCAGATGCACTACGCACGTCAAGGCGTTATCACCGAAGAAATGGACTACGTGGCGAAGCGTGAGAATCTGCCCGTTGACTTGATTCGCGACGAAGTGGCCCGGGGTCGCATGATTATCCCGGCCAATATCAATCACACCAACCTCGAACCGATGTGTATCGGCATTGCCTCCAAGTGCAAAGTCAATGCAAACATCGGCGCGTCCCCCAACTCCTCCGAAATTAATGAGGAATTGGCCAAGCTGCAACAGGCCGTTAAATATGGTGCGGATACCGTGATGGATCTCTCCACCGGAGGCGGCAATCTGGACGAAATTCGTACCGCCATTATCAAAGCCTCACCAGTGCCCATCGGGACAGTGCCCATCTACCAAGCCCTAGAGAGCGTCCATGGCAACATGGAAAACCTCACGGCGGCCGATTTCTTGCACATCATTGAGAAGCACGCCCAGCAAGGGGTGGACTACATGACCATCCACGCAGGGATTTTGATTGAGCACCTGCCCCTCGTGAAAAACCGGATTACGGGGATTGTTTCCCGGGGTGGTGGGATCCTTGCCCGTTGGATGTTGCACCATCATAAGCAAAATCCCCTCTACACTCACTTTGACGACATCATCGAAATCTTTAAGCGTTACGATGTGTCCTTTAGCCTTGGGGATTCTTTGCGTCCTGGCTGTACCCATGATGCGTCGGACGAAGCGCAACTCGCTGAACTCAAAACTCTGGGTCAACTGACCCGTCGCGCTTGGGAACATGATGTCCAGGTAATGGTGGAAGGCCCTGGCCACGTCCCCATGGATCAGATCGAGTTCAACGTGAAAAAGCAGATGGAAGAGTGCTCTGAAGCGCCTTTCTATGTGCTTGGCCCCTTGGTGACTGATATTGCGCCCGGTTATGACCACATCACCTCGGCGATCGGGGCGGCGATGGCTGGCTGGTACGGCACGGCAATGCTCTGCTATGTCACCCCCAAAGAGCACCTCGGCTTGCCTGATGCGGAGGATGTGCGTAATGGTCTCATCGCCTACAAGATTGCGGCCCATGCAGCGGATATTGCCCGTCATCGTCCAGGGGCGCGCGATCGCGATGATGAGTTGTCCCATGCTCGTTACAATTTCGATTGGGAGAAACAGTTTGAACTGTCCCTCGATCCGGAACGTGCTCGCGAGTACCATGATGAAACCCTTCCGGCGGACATCTACAAAACTGCGGAATTCTGCTCGATGTGTGGGCCAAAGTTCTGCCCGATGCAAACGAAAGTTGATGCGGATGCGTTAACGGAACTGGAAAAGTATTTAGCTAGTACTGCCGCCAAGGAAGAACTCGCCAAAGCTTAA
- a CDS encoding DUF2283 domain-containing protein, translating to MKIQYFQDTDTLYLEFNQNPIVETKDINENTLVDLDQDGKVCAITIEHAQNLTSLNTFSFETIIPEISLAS from the coding sequence ATGAAGATTCAATATTTTCAAGACACAGATACTCTATATTTAGAATTCAATCAAAATCCGATTGTAGAAACGAAAGATATTAACGAAAATACCCTTGTTGATTTAGATCAAGATGGCAAAGTTTGCGCGATCACTATCGAGCATGCTCAAAATTTGACAAGCTTAAATACTTTTTCTTTCGAGACTATTATTCCGGAAATTTCCCTTGCTTCTTGA
- a CDS encoding type II toxin-antitoxin system RelE/ParE family toxin, with protein sequence MEILFESHFQKDLKKIKDKKIRQKAKEVILQCKQAEQLNEINNLKKMQGYQAFYRIRLGDYRIGIEFLDNTLIFTRFLHRKEIYRFFP encoded by the coding sequence ATGGAAATACTGTTTGAATCTCACTTTCAGAAAGATCTCAAAAAAATCAAAGATAAAAAAATTCGCCAAAAAGCCAAAGAAGTTATTTTGCAGTGTAAACAGGCCGAGCAATTAAACGAAATTAATAATCTCAAAAAAATGCAAGGTTACCAGGCTTTTTATCGCATCAGGCTGGGGGATTACCGTATCGGCATTGAATTTTTAGACAATACACTGATTTTTACCCGCTTTTTGCATAGAAAAGAGATTTATCGATTTTTCCCGTAA
- the lpdA gene encoding dihydrolipoyl dehydrogenase: MSETQFDYDLVIIGAGVGGHGAALHAVKCGLKTAIVEAADMGGTCVNRGCIPSKALLAASGKVREMRDQKHLSEMGINVGAVDFSREAIAAHATDLVNKIQSDLTNSLKRLNVDIIRGWGKIDGVQKVCVIGEDGVKNITAKEIMICTGSKPFVPPGIQVDGKTVFTSDDAVRLETLPQWVAIIGSGYIGLEFSDVYTALGCEITMIEALDDLMPGFDPEIAKLAKRALIDSRDIETYTGVFATKVIPGSPVKIELTDAKTKEVVENLEVDACLVATGRVPATKNLGLDAVGVETDRRGFIEVNDKMQVTKDGQPVPHLWAVGDATGKMMLAHAASGQGVVAVENMIGNAMTVDYAAIPAAAFTHPEISYVGMSEPQAKEAAAAGGFEIATAKTYFKGNSKALAEKETDGIAKIIYRKDTGELLGVHIMGIHASDLIQEAANAIAEKKPVQELAFNVHAHPTLSEVLDEAYKRAKVTA; this comes from the coding sequence ATGAGTGAAACACAGTTTGATTATGATTTGGTGATTATCGGCGCAGGGGTCGGTGGCCACGGTGCCGCACTCCATGCCGTGAAATGTGGCCTAAAAACGGCCATTGTCGAAGCCGCAGATATGGGCGGCACTTGCGTCAATCGCGGTTGCATTCCGTCTAAAGCCCTGTTGGCTGCCTCCGGGAAAGTCCGCGAAATGCGTGACCAGAAACACCTCAGTGAAATGGGCATCAATGTCGGAGCAGTAGATTTTAGTCGTGAGGCGATCGCCGCCCATGCCACCGACTTGGTGAACAAAATCCAAAGCGATCTCACCAATAGCCTCAAGCGTTTGAATGTCGATATTATTCGCGGTTGGGGCAAAATTGACGGCGTCCAGAAAGTTTGTGTTATTGGCGAAGACGGTGTGAAAAACATTACCGCCAAAGAAATTATGATCTGCACGGGATCGAAACCCTTTGTCCCCCCCGGCATCCAAGTCGATGGCAAAACCGTCTTCACTAGCGATGATGCCGTGCGCTTGGAAACTCTGCCCCAGTGGGTAGCGATCATTGGGAGCGGTTATATCGGCCTCGAATTTTCCGATGTCTACACCGCCCTCGGTTGCGAAATTACGATGATCGAAGCCCTCGATGATCTGATGCCTGGCTTTGATCCAGAGATTGCGAAACTCGCCAAACGCGCCCTAATCGATAGCCGTGACATCGAAACCTACACTGGCGTCTTTGCGACCAAAGTTATCCCTGGTTCCCCGGTGAAGATCGAACTCACCGACGCGAAAACCAAGGAAGTCGTCGAAAATCTCGAAGTGGATGCTTGCTTGGTAGCTACCGGACGCGTACCCGCCACGAAAAACCTCGGCTTAGATGCCGTTGGTGTAGAAACAGACCGCCGGGGTTTCATTGAGGTGAACGACAAAATGCAGGTGACCAAAGACGGCCAACCTGTGCCCCACCTCTGGGCCGTGGGCGATGCCACCGGGAAAATGATGCTGGCCCATGCCGCCTCTGGTCAGGGGGTTGTGGCCGTCGAAAATATGATCGGCAATGCCATGACCGTTGACTATGCCGCGATTCCAGCAGCAGCCTTTACTCACCCAGAAATTAGCTATGTGGGGATGAGCGAACCCCAAGCGAAGGAAGCCGCCGCCGCAGGTGGTTTTGAAATTGCCACGGCAAAAACCTACTTTAAAGGCAATTCCAAAGCCCTCGCTGAAAAAGAAACCGACGGGATCGCCAAAATTATCTACCGCAAAGATACCGGGGAATTATTGGGCGTCCATATCATGGGGATCCATGCTTCGGATCTGATCCAAGAGGCCGCCAATGCGATCGCCGAGAAAAAACCCGTCCAAGAATTAGCCTTTAACGTCCACGCCCACCCGACCTTATCGGAAGTCCTAGACGAAGCCTACAAGCGGGCTAAAGTCACTGCGTAA
- a CDS encoding PrsW family glutamic-type intramembrane protease, whose amino-acid sequence MQASGTLRQISTGGVQAPLLPDVSLEHHQEILIGREPSCQIALNPNLYTVVSRRHVLIRPQGQGWEAVDLGSANGTFINGQRLQGTRVLQAGDRLTLGDNGPSFSFEIQSQSHDPKPPIDPGSHIPVPGPIVNPNSNLTLTQLFPIAATGKDLSSKAYLVPGILTVIFVVLMFATIGAPGLFNFLLGTYIAGAAYYYIYQLCGKRKAWWIITSSGLLTALMLVTPVVDIFIFVFRGILPGDISDTDGVARLFVGMFFGAGLMEEILKAIPIFVAMGIGNIFGSKRREKIGVTEPLDGILLGAASAVGFTLIETLGQYVPNIINEVSLQVDPGTGELLGLQLLIPRILGSVAGHMAYSGYFGYFIGLSVLKPSKRWPILIIGCLTSSLLHALWNTVGSFSSILLAVVGVFSYAFLAAAILKARALSPTRAENFATRIAK is encoded by the coding sequence ATGCAAGCTTCTGGTACTCTGCGCCAAATCTCTACTGGCGGTGTTCAAGCGCCGCTTCTGCCCGATGTTTCCCTTGAGCACCATCAAGAAATACTCATTGGCCGCGAACCCAGTTGCCAGATTGCCCTCAATCCCAATCTTTACACCGTTGTTTCCCGTCGCCATGTCCTGATTCGTCCCCAGGGGCAAGGCTGGGAAGCGGTCGATCTAGGGAGTGCCAATGGCACCTTTATCAATGGCCAGCGTTTACAGGGAACACGAGTTCTTCAAGCAGGCGATCGCCTCACCCTCGGAGACAATGGCCCCAGCTTTAGCTTCGAAATCCAGAGCCAAAGTCATGATCCCAAGCCCCCCATTGATCCCGGCTCCCATATCCCCGTCCCCGGCCCCATTGTTAATCCCAACTCTAACCTCACCCTGACCCAGCTTTTCCCCATCGCTGCCACCGGCAAAGACCTCTCCAGCAAAGCCTATCTCGTGCCGGGGATTCTAACCGTTATTTTCGTCGTCCTCATGTTCGCCACTATCGGCGCTCCTGGCCTCTTTAATTTTTTACTGGGAACCTATATCGCTGGGGCCGCTTACTACTACATTTATCAACTCTGCGGCAAGCGCAAAGCCTGGTGGATTATTACCAGTTCAGGACTACTGACTGCTCTAATGTTAGTTACCCCCGTCGTTGACATCTTCATCTTTGTCTTCCGGGGCATTCTGCCAGGCGATATCAGTGATACAGATGGCGTGGCCCGGCTCTTTGTCGGCATGTTTTTTGGAGCTGGCCTGATGGAGGAAATTCTGAAGGCGATCCCTATTTTCGTCGCGATGGGAATCGGCAACATATTTGGCTCGAAACGTCGCGAAAAAATTGGCGTCACCGAACCTCTTGATGGCATTTTGCTCGGAGCGGCCTCCGCCGTAGGCTTTACCCTGATTGAAACCCTCGGTCAGTACGTCCCCAACATCATTAACGAAGTGTCTCTCCAAGTCGATCCCGGCACCGGCGAATTACTCGGCTTACAACTGCTCATTCCTAGGATTCTCGGTTCTGTCGCCGGACACATGGCCTACAGCGGTTACTTCGGTTATTTCATTGGCCTGAGCGTCCTCAAACCCTCAAAGCGCTGGCCGATCCTAATCATTGGCTGCCTTACTTCCTCATTGCTCCATGCCCTTTGGAATACCGTTGGTTCCTTCAGTAGTATCCTGTTGGCGGTGGTGGGAGTTTTCTCCTATGCCTTTCTTGCCGCTGCAATCCTCAAAGCCCGCGCCCTTTCCCCGACCCGAGCAGAGAATTTTGCCACCCGCATTGCTAAATAG
- the hslO gene encoding Hsp33 family molecular chaperone HslO — translation MADQLIRGTAADNGIRVVGVISTNLTEEARQRHKLSYVATAALGRTMASALLISSSMKKQEARLNLRIKGDGPLGGLLVDAGPDGTVRGYVQNPGVELPPNAKGKLDVGGAVGKGFLYAVKDFGRGYPYSSTVELVSGEIGDDVTHYLATSEQTPSALLVGVFVGAEGVTAAGGILLQVLPKAARDEALVTKLEGRLGQLSGFTPLLQQGKSLHDIFQDLLGDEDLRIFPETQMVRFDCGCTFERMMGALKMLGQDELLDMIEKDGGAEATCNFCNEVYHADVDHLSRLVEELKENSN, via the coding sequence ATGGCCGATCAACTCATTCGCGGTACCGCAGCAGACAATGGCATTCGGGTAGTGGGCGTTATCTCCACGAACCTCACCGAGGAAGCCCGACAACGCCATAAATTATCCTATGTGGCGACGGCTGCCCTAGGTCGCACCATGGCCTCGGCTTTGTTAATTTCTTCGAGTATGAAAAAACAGGAGGCCCGCTTAAATCTGCGCATCAAAGGAGATGGCCCCCTGGGGGGATTATTAGTAGATGCTGGCCCAGATGGCACCGTGCGGGGTTATGTGCAAAATCCAGGTGTGGAGTTGCCCCCTAACGCGAAAGGTAAGTTAGACGTGGGTGGTGCCGTGGGCAAAGGATTTCTCTACGCGGTGAAAGATTTTGGCCGGGGCTACCCTTACTCCAGTACGGTAGAGCTGGTTTCTGGGGAGATTGGCGATGATGTTACCCATTATTTAGCGACCTCAGAACAAACTCCTTCGGCGTTGTTGGTAGGGGTCTTTGTCGGGGCAGAGGGGGTCACCGCGGCTGGAGGAATCTTGCTGCAGGTACTCCCAAAAGCGGCCCGTGATGAGGCATTAGTGACCAAACTAGAAGGTCGCCTGGGGCAATTATCTGGCTTTACACCGTTATTGCAGCAGGGTAAATCTCTCCATGATATTTTCCAGGACCTCCTCGGCGATGAAGACCTGAGAATTTTCCCAGAAACACAAATGGTGCGCTTTGACTGTGGCTGTACCTTTGAGCGGATGATGGGGGCCCTCAAGATGCTAGGTCAGGATGAATTGCTCGATATGATCGAAAAGGATGGGGGAGCAGAGGCCACCTGCAATTTCTGCAACGAGGTGTACCACGCGGATGTGGATCACCTAAGTCGCTTGGTTGAGGAACTCAAGGAAAATTCTAATTAG
- a CDS encoding Tab2/Atab2 family RNA-binding protein, whose protein sequence is MTIWELDFYSRPLLDDNDKKLWEILICETPTRIQQDPTTLFRYSEFCGNTDVNSITLKTAIEKAIATSGQSPTKIRFFRRQMNNMITKGCEDAGIPAAPSRRTYTLMTWITQREQEVYPQEANYDEKSAKSSSVQYPALNAVPLPDAVRGDKGDKWAIVSLEASAFSDFDEWDIAFGEPFPLNHLDPTTKIPGLLIFSPRAVPLAGWMSGLELGFLHLQKNPRSSLVLETGVSDSWIAADLPNAQTLKEAESFEAAKKAAAGIHFLAIQKNPDAEQFAGFWMLQE, encoded by the coding sequence GTGACTATTTGGGAACTTGATTTTTATTCGCGCCCGCTTTTGGATGATAACGACAAAAAACTATGGGAAATCCTCATCTGCGAAACCCCCACCCGCATCCAACAGGATCCGACGACCCTTTTTCGTTACAGCGAATTTTGCGGCAATACCGATGTGAATTCGATCACCCTCAAGACGGCCATCGAAAAGGCGATCGCCACCTCCGGCCAAAGCCCCACAAAGATCCGCTTCTTTCGCCGCCAGATGAATAACATGATCACAAAAGGTTGCGAAGATGCTGGCATTCCCGCTGCCCCTTCCCGCCGCACCTATACCCTGATGACCTGGATCACCCAGCGGGAACAGGAAGTTTACCCCCAGGAAGCTAACTACGACGAGAAGTCTGCCAAATCTAGCTCCGTCCAATATCCTGCCCTCAATGCCGTTCCTCTCCCCGATGCCGTCCGGGGGGACAAAGGAGATAAATGGGCGATCGTCTCCCTCGAAGCCAGCGCCTTCAGCGATTTTGACGAATGGGACATTGCCTTTGGCGAACCCTTCCCCCTCAACCACCTCGACCCCACGACAAAGATCCCCGGCCTGTTGATTTTTTCCCCCAGAGCTGTCCCCCTCGCCGGCTGGATGTCTGGCCTCGAACTCGGATTTCTCCATCTCCAAAAAAATCCCCGCAGTAGCCTCGTCCTCGAAACAGGGGTGAGCGACAGTTGGATTGCGGCCGACTTGCCCAATGCCCAAACCCTTAAGGAAGCAGAATCGTTTGAAGCTGCGAAAAAAGCGGCGGCAGGGATTCACTTTCTTGCCATCCAAAAAAACCCCGACGCAGAACAATTTGCCGGGTTCTGGATGCTCCAGGAATAA
- a CDS encoding class I SAM-dependent methyltransferase, which produces MATFLRTLSYRYQWLYDTISRLAALTVGGETRFRNLALQGLTGDQTLKILDLCCGAGQTTQFLTQYSNDVTGLDISPLAIERAKKNVPQANYVVAPAEKIPLPDQHFDLVHTSAALHEMTPQQLSQIFQEVYRVLKPGGIFTFIDLHQPTNPFFIPSLYTFMFLFETETAWQMIKTDLAEKLTATGFEIHKQEQYAGGSLQMIQSRKPGSERLK; this is translated from the coding sequence ATGGCTACCTTTCTCCGGACTCTCAGCTACCGTTACCAGTGGCTTTACGACACCATTTCCCGCCTCGCGGCCCTAACCGTCGGTGGTGAGACCCGTTTTCGGAACCTCGCCCTCCAGGGCTTAACCGGCGATCAGACTCTAAAAATTCTCGATTTATGTTGTGGTGCTGGCCAAACCACCCAATTCCTCACCCAATATAGCAACGACGTCACCGGGCTTGATATTTCTCCCCTGGCCATTGAGCGAGCGAAAAAAAATGTCCCCCAGGCTAACTATGTCGTTGCCCCCGCCGAAAAAATCCCCCTGCCAGATCAACATTTTGACCTTGTCCATACCAGTGCCGCCCTCCACGAAATGACCCCGCAGCAACTGAGCCAAATTTTTCAGGAAGTGTACCGTGTCCTCAAACCCGGCGGCATCTTTACCTTTATCGATTTGCACCAGCCGACCAACCCTTTTTTCATTCCGAGTCTCTATACTTTCATGTTCTTGTTTGAGACCGAAACGGCCTGGCAGATGATCAAAACTGATTTAGCCGAAAAACTGACGGCAACAGGCTTTGAGATTCACAAACAGGAACAATATGCGGGGGGGAGTTTGCAGATGATCCAGAGCCGAAAACCGGGGAGTGAGCGGCTAAAATAA
- a CDS encoding YqeG family HAD IIIA-type phosphatase yields the protein MALFNSNLLEPNLILGKTILHLSPEIIRHYRLKGLILDVDDTLVSMRQSYASDDVLQWVTQVRRVADIWLVSNNLSQKRIGRIAESLELPYLFGAKKPSRKKLRRAMDAMDLRPQEVAMVGDRLFTDVLAGNRLGLFTILVEPMMDPLVATRQHPVRNVEVWISKFLGASFDDMKQTFTKGHKSKSK from the coding sequence ATGGCGCTATTCAATTCCAACTTACTGGAGCCAAACTTAATTTTAGGGAAAACCATCTTGCATCTCAGTCCAGAGATTATCCGTCACTACCGTTTAAAGGGTTTGATCCTTGATGTGGATGACACATTGGTTTCGATGCGCCAGAGCTATGCCTCAGATGATGTCTTGCAGTGGGTGACCCAAGTAAGACGGGTAGCTGATATTTGGCTCGTGAGTAATAACCTCAGCCAAAAACGCATTGGGCGGATTGCCGAGTCCCTGGAGTTGCCTTATTTGTTCGGGGCGAAAAAACCCTCTCGAAAAAAGCTCCGTAGAGCGATGGACGCGATGGATCTGCGCCCCCAGGAGGTGGCAATGGTTGGCGATCGCCTTTTTACCGATGTCCTCGCCGGTAATCGCCTGGGTTTATTTACGATTTTGGTCGAACCAATGATGGATCCCCTCGTGGCGACGCGACAACACCCAGTGCGGAATGTCGAAGTCTGGATTTCAAAATTCCTTGGCGCTTCCTTTGATGACATGAAACAAACCTTTACAAAAGGGCACAAAAGTAAATCTAAATAA